The Prosthecobacter vanneervenii DNA window TCCACTATGAGATTGGAGGTACAGTTTCAGCAGACCTTGTCATCGTGGTGGCTTCCAGCCGGTCGATACAGGTCAGGCGGATGATGGAAACCCGGGGGCTCGACGAACAGACCGTTCATAAGTTCCTGGAGGCCCAATGGCCCATCGAAGCCAAGGTTGAAAGAGCAGACGCTGTCATTTGGAATGATGGTGCGCTGGCCTCTCTTGAAGCCCAGGTGCTGACGCTGGCAAGTCCACTCTTGCAAGCATGAACGATCAAACTCCCGAATCCCCCTCCACGGTGGCCTCCCCGACAGCCACTCCCTCATCGGAGGCTCCACTTTCCACGGACAGTGCTCCTGTGGCATCTACTGAGACTCAGAGCCCGGAGGCTGCTACGACGGCCGTTGCTGAAGCGGTCGAAAAGCCCGCAGAGGTGCAGAAACCGGAAGGAGCACAGCCGCCATTCCCGGAGGAAATTTCCATCAACGAACTGCAGGATGCATCCTTGGGGGAGCTTCTGGAACTGGCGGACAAGGTGGGCTTCCGCCTGAACGCAAGCCGCAGCAAGCACCAGCTCATTTATGACCTGTGCTCCTGGATGGCCGAGCACAAGACCCGGCTGAAGGTAGAGGGTGTGCTGGAAATCGGCACCGACAACTACGCGCTGATCCGCTACCCGAAATACAGCTTTGCGCCTCTGCCGGAAGACGTGTTTGTGCCGCTTTTCCTGGTCAGAAAGTTTAACCTGCGCGCCAGCCAGAGGATCGCCGGCCAGGCCAAGGCCCCAAAGGATCGTGACAAGTACATCGCGATCGACCGCATCACGGAAGTGGAAGGCGTGCCTATTGAGCAGTGGGAGACGCCGGTGGAGTTTGACAAGCTCACAGCCACTTTCCCGAACAAGCGCATCATTTTGGAAACTCCAAAGCCCTGCGCTGTCAGCTCCCGCATTCTGGACTTGGTGGCCCCGCTGGGCAAAGGCCAGCGCGGTTTGATCTGCGCACCGCCACGCTCTGGCAAGACGGTGATCCTGAAGGACATCGCCCGTTCCATCACGCAAAATCACAAGGAGATCACGCTCATCGTGCTGCTTCTGGACGAGCGGCCAGAGGAAGTGACGGATTTTGAGGAAACCGTGCAGGGCTGCGAGATTTACAGCTCGACCTTTGATGAAGGTCCGAAGAGGCACAGCCAGGTGGCGGAGATCGTGCGTGAGCGCGCCTGCAGACTGGTGGAGCTGAAGAAGGATGTGGTGATTCTGCTGGACAGCATCACGCGACTGGCCCGTGGCTACAATGCGCTGAACGGCGGCAAGGACCGCACGGGTTCCGGTGGTGTGGGCGTCAAGGCGCTGCAGAAGCCGCGCAAGTTTTTCGGGTCCGCCCGCAATGTGGATGAAGGAGGAAGCCTGACGATCATCGCCACGGCCTTGATCGAAACGGAGAACCGCATGGATGACGTGATCTTTGAGGAATTCAAAGGCACGGGCAACATGGAGGCCACCCTGGATCGCGAAATCTCCGAGCGCCGCATCTTCCCGGCGCTGCATCTGCTGAAGTCCGGCACACGGCGTGACGACCTGCTCTACCATCCGGATGAATTCCGCCGTGTGACCCAGGTGAGGAAGCAGCTGGCCGCTGTGCCAGCTGTGGAGGCACTTGAGATGCTGATCCGAAACATTAATCGCACCAGCAACAATGCTGAAATCCTTCTGCTGGGACTGAAATGAACGAGGAAGGATCAACCCAGGCGCCGGACTACGAGTTCATCGACACTCCAGCTCATCTCGAGAAGTGGATCGGCCAGATGCGCCTCTGGCTGGCAGAAAGCCCTGACAAACGCTGCTGCCTCGACACCGAGGCGGACAGTCTGCATCATTACCATGAGAAGCTGTGCCTGCTGCAGGTGAACTGCGCGGGCAAGTACGCGCTGGTGGATCCGCTGGCCATCTCTGATGTTTCCCCCCTGCTGGAACTGCTGGATGCGCATGAGCTGTGGTTCCATGGAGCAGACTACGACCTGACGATGCTGAGGCGGACTTACGACTGGAGCCCGCGGGTGATCCGGGACACGCAGATCGCGGCACGTCTGCTGGGCGCGAGGCAGTTTGGGCTGGCTGCGCTGGTGAAAAACGCTTTTGATCTGGATCTTTGCAAAGCCTCGCAGAAGGCTGACTGGAGCCGCCGCCCACTGCCGCCAAACATGCTTTCGTATGCGGTGGATGACGTGCGCTATCTGCTGCCGATCGCGGACAAATTTGTGGCTGAGCTCAAGGCCAAGGGCCGGGAAGAATGGTTTCACGAAAGCTGCCGCTCCCTGCAGGAAGATGTGGCTGCGAGAGAAAAGATCTCGCGTGAAGATCCCTGGCGTGTGCAGGGGTGTGGCAGATTGCATCCCAAAGGTCTGGCGATTCTGAAGGCCATGTGGGAATGGCGCGAGGGCATCGCCCGTGAGCGTGACACGCCCTGTTTCAAGATCATGTCCAACAAGCAGATGGTGGCCTATGCCGAGCAGTTTGAGGCTGGGCAGTCGCTGAATCCGCCGAACGGCTGGCGCCCGCGCTGGAAGAAGGAGTTTTTTGACATCGTGGTGGCGATCATGGCCTCTGCTCCCGCCGACTGGCCCCAGCGTGCCAAGAAGACAAAGGGACGCCTGAGCGATGCGCAGAGAGAGCAGATCGACAAACTGTGTGCCTACCGTGAACAGGTGGCGCAGGGACTGGAGATCGAAGCCTCGCTGCTGGGATCGCGCGCCACCATCGAGGAACTCGTCATTGATGGCGATCCTGCCAGTCATCTGATGAGCTGGCAGCACGACCTGATGGCGCAGGGCCTGGAGCAGGTGTTGAGTGCGGTAGAGCAGGCGTAGATAGAGGATTCGGTGGCCTGTTTTCGCATCTGCAGAGGGGTTGCGGATCAGCGGTGACGCCGGGTGATGTGGGATCGGGACGATCCCACTCCGCCAGATGGCTGGCAGATGGCCAGTAATGCGGGTGTCCACGCATGACACCTGCGGCCCGTGTGATCTGCGGTGCTGTCTTTGTTTTGAAAGTGCAGCGCTACTTCTGCTGCATCCAGGCTGGTAGAACGATGTCCGCACTTTTGACCGGGGTGGTGTCGCCTTTCCAGGCGAAGCCGACGTTTTCAAAGCTGGTGCGCTTTTCTCGTAGAAAGGCAAGCAGGCGCTGGCCCATCTGGCGGTAGGGGGAGTCTTTGCGAACGGCGAAGGGCTGCACGGCCTTGGATTTGTCCGCAGGCAGGGGGATGGCTTCGAAGTGTTCTTTGTCGTTGTTGATGTTGATGCCGTACACCACGGCCGCATCGAGTGAGCCGGTGCGCATTTGATTGACGAGGAAGTCGGCGGTGGGGACCTGGGACGAGGCGTTTTTGCTGACGCTTTCCAGGAGGTTCATGGACTTGAGGATGGAGCGGGTGAGGTAGCCGATGGTGGACTGCTCGGCATTGCACAGGCCGACGCGGAGGCCGGGGCGGGCGAGGTCTGAGAGGGTGTGGACGCCTTTGGGGTTGCCCTTCGGAACGGCGATGACGATCTCGGCTTCGGTGAGCAGGATGGCCTCGGGAAACTGCTCGGCCACAGGCGGGACGAAACAGACATCGCAGGCGTAATAGACGTCCGGATACTTGGGATTAGCGCTGTCTCCCATGGTCTTCATGGCGGCGCAGAGGATGCCGCAGCCGTTGAAGACAGTGGTCATGGTGATGCCCTCGTGAGCGGCGAACTCATGAAGGAGCTTTTCGATGGCGGGGCGGTTCACGCCGCCGCTGTAGAGGATGAGGTCGGGGCGCATGGCCCATTTGTCTCCGGGCACGGCCTTGAAGCCCTGCTTCTTAAACACGGCGGCACCTTTCTCCGGAGCGGTGAGGTAGCGGGCAAAGCGCAACGCCTCTGCTGGATGCTGGCTGAAGGAAAGCACGGCGGCGGTGCCGGATTCGGTGTGCTTGGAAAACTCCGGCAGCATGACGGCCTCCAGCCCTTTGAACTGCGGCACCACCGAGTCCCACACGATGGCGGCATCGACGGCACCGAGGGAGAGGTCGGCGGCGATTTCAGTGACGGTGGGTTTCATCACGGCGGCTTTGGCAGCGAGCGCGTCCCACTCGGGGCCGAGGATCTTTTTCACCACACGGCCGATGCTGGCGGCCTCGGGATTGGCCAGGGCGACTTTGATTTCGGGAGTCTTCAGCGCGGCGAGGCTGTCGATGTGCTTCGGATTGCCCTTGGCCACAGCGACGACAGGCTGCTGTTTGACCAGAACGAACTCCTCGCGGGTGACGCCGAGTTTTTTGGCATCGGCCAGAGCGCCGTCATCTGCGGCGATGAAGATGTCGCCATGCTTGGCGATTTTGAGCTGGCTGAGCAGTGTGCCGGTACCGCCGAACTGCAGGCGCACCTCGATGCCGGTTTCCTTTTGATAAGCAGCGGCGATTTCCTCGACCGGCTTTTTCATGCCTGCAGCGCAGAAGACGGTGATGGGGGCGGTGCTGGTCTTGGAAGGTTTCAGCGCGACCCAGGCGGCACCTGCGGCAGCCCCCAGGCAGAGAACGACGATCAGTTTCTTCAGCATGATGCTGGAACGTGCCAGAAGAGGAAAGCTATGCGATCAATTTCTCAATCACCTGGCCGCCGAACTGGCTGAGCTGCTTGAAGCGTCCTGCGTGGTAGAAGGTGAGCTTGTTGTCGTCCAGGCCGAGGAGGCGGAGGAGGGTGATGTGGAGATTGCGCACATGGTGCACTTCCTCGACAGCTTCCATGCCGCGATCATCCGTGCTGCCGATGGTGTGGCCTGCTTTGCAGCCGCCCCCGGCGAGCCAGATGGTCATGGCCTTGGGGTTGTGGTCGCGGCCATAGGCGGTGCCGCCGCGCACGCCGTTGTCCGGGGTGCGGCCGAATTCGCCGCACCAGACGATGAGGGTGTCGTCCAGCAGGCCGCGCTGCTTGAGGTCTTTGATGAGGGCGGCGATGGGCTGGTCCACCTGATGGATGAGATTGCCATGGGCGCGCTCGATGTAGTCGTGGCTGTCCCAGGTGCCGGCGTAGAGCTGGACAAAGCGCACGCCTTTTTCCACGAGCTTGCGGGCGAGCAGGCACTTGCGGCCAAAGGCATCGGTGGCACCGCTGCCGATTCCGTACATGGCTTTGGTCTTTTCGTCCTCCTTGCTGAGATCGAGAGTCTCGGGCACCTGAGTCTGCATGCGGAAGGCGAGCTCGTAATTGTGCATGCGGGCCTGCAGTTCATCGTGCCAGGGGTGGGTCTCGGCGTGCTTGGTATTGAGCTGGGCGAGCAGGTCGAGATTGGCGCGCTGGTGCTCGGCGGAAATGCCGGGTGGGGGCTGGAGATCGAGAATCGGGGAGCCTTTGGGGCGCAGCGGAGTGCCCTGAAACTGGGCTGGGAGGTAGCCATTGCTCCAGTTGGCGCTGCCGCCCTGCGGGTAGCTGATTTCGGGAAGCACGACGAAGCCGGGGAGGTCCTGATTCACGGAGCCGAGGCCATAGGTGACCCAGGCACCGATGGCGGGATCGCCGCCAAAGCGGTTGCCGCAGTTCATTTGATACATGGCGGTGGGGTGGTTGACTGAATCCACTTGGCAGCCACGGAAGAAGCAGAGGTCATCGGCGACGGTGGAGAGGTGTTTCCAGGGCTCGCTCATCCATGCGCCGCTGTGGCCGTGCTGGGCGAACTTGAAGGGGGACTTCACGTAGTAGCGCTTGCCGCTTTCCATGGCGGACTTCTGCTTTCCCTCGCGGACGAACTCTTTGAGGTGGAGTTTTTCGAGAGCGGGTTTGGGATCGAAGGTGTCGATGTGGCTGGGGCCGCCCTCCATCATAAGGAAGATGCAGCGCTTGGCCTTCGCAGGAACCTGCTGGGCTTTGGGGGCGAGGGGGGCTTGAGCTTCAGATGCCAGCAGTGAGGTGAGCGCCACGCTGCCGAGAGATGCGCCGAGGCCATACACAAACTCGCGGCGTGTGGGGGCATGCAGTGCGCGTGATCCTGCACAGGGGAAGAAGTGAGGGTTCATGGCTCAGTAGAGGTAGGCAAATTCGTTGGAGTTCAGCAGCACGAGGCAGACGTCTGCGAGTGCTCGTGTACGGGCATCGACATCGGCGGACTGGAGGTCGGGGACGAAGTCGGCGTAGCCGGGCAGGTTTTCCTGGAAGCTGAATTTCTCGCCGGTGTTTTCCTCCACAGCGTCTCGCTTCACGGTGAGCGGCGGGGATGACTGGGGGAAGGTGAGGCCGGTTTGTTTCTTTTCCATGGCCTGCCAGTGAGCGGTGCAGGCGTTTTTTTCATCTGCGGATGGAGCGCGGCCATAGGTGAGCTGGAAGATGCGGGTGATAGCATCGGGTGTCTTTTCCTTCAGAACGCGGTTTGCGAGTGCGAGTGCGCGGCTGTAGCTGGCCTGGCCATTGAAGAGGCTGAAGACCTGGGGGGTGACGGTGGAGACCTCGCGGGCTTCGCAGGAGAAGTCGGGGGCAGGTTCATTGAAGACCTCCATGAAAGGATCCCGAACGCCGCGAATTTTGAGCGCGTAGAGGCTGCGGCGGTGGCGCTGTGCAGGCAGAGCATTGGGCACCCAGGCGGCGGCAAAGGTGCCCATGACCTGGCGTGGCTGCATGGCCACCTCGATATTGATTTCAGGGCGATTGGGGATGCCGCCGAGCGCGGGGTTGAACTCGCCGGTGATGCTGAGCATGGCATCGCGCAGCTCCTCGGCCATGAGGCGGCGGGGCTTGAAGACAGCGTAGGTTTTTTCAGCCTCTTCGCGAGTGAGGGGTGAAATCTTGTCGGCAGAGCGGGCTGGAGTGCCCGCGCTCCCTTCGAACTTTGCGCTGCGCTGGTAGGTGGCGCTGGTCATGATGATGCGGTGCATCTCTTTGATGGACCAGTTTTTCTCCATCAGCGTTGCGGCCAGCCAGTCGAGCAGGGCAGGGTGCGTGGGCTTTTTGCCGGTGCTGCCGAAGTTGTTCGGATTGCCCGCGATGGCCTGGCCGAAGTGCCAGAGCCAGAGGCGATTGACGATGACGCGGGCGGTGAGCGGATTGTCCTTGCTGGCGATCCAGTTTGCCAGCGCGGTACGGCGGCCGGTGATGGCGTCTGAGAATTCGATGCTGTTGAGAACTGAGAGCACGCCGGGTTTGACGGCCGCGAGTGGAGAGAAGGGATCGCCACCGCTGAGGATGGCGGTCTTTTCCAACTCGCCAGTGGTCATGGGGGACTGCGGCATGCGGATGGGCTGATTGATGCTGGTGACCTGAGGGGTGAGGCCGTCATAGACGCTGAAGGCAAAGGGCTCGTAGCGTTCCAGCTCCCACTTCAGGCGTTCGAGGCCTTTGCGGGCCACGCGCTCGTTGCCGTAATCCTCGGGCTCAAAGCCGACGAGCTTGGGCGGGTATTGATCCTCGGGAACGTTTTGTTTTTGCAGGGCGGCGCGTGCGGTTTCAAAGACGCCGGTGAAGCTGCGGCCCTTCTTCATTTTGCCGCCGCCTGCGATGAAGGCGCTTGCGGATGTCACGGCTTTGTCCCAGGCGCTGCGATCGAGATTCTTTTCGGCATACCATTTTGAAGCATTTGCGAGCATCTTTTCGTCAAGGCGGGCTAGCATGGCCAGGTGCTCGTCGCGGCGTGACTCCAGGTATTTTTTCTCCTCAAAGCCGGTGGTGTTTTCCACGGGCAGGAAGGGGGCCGGGCGCTCGACGAGCTGGGTGGTGCCAAAGCAGGCCTGGATGGCGTAGTAGTCGTGCGTGGGCACGGGGTCGAACTTGTGATCGTGGCAGCGGGCGCACTGCAGCGAGTGGGCGAGGAAGGTCTCGCCGACGCTGTTGGTGACGTCATCGAGGAAGCGCTGGCGGGCGATCTTGGCGACCTCCATGCTGGTGAGCTCCCAGGGGCCCATGCGGAGGAAGCCGGTGGCGATGAGGAGTTCGGAGTTTGCCGGAGAGGGGGCAGGAATGCCCCCGTTACGGGGCAGAGAGTTGCGGGCAAGAGTGCCCGCGCTCCCTTCACTGGCAGGAGTTGTCGCTGGGGCGACTGAATTGCGGGCAGGAGTGCCCGCATCACTTTGCTGCATTTCGTCTCCGGCGATTTGTTCTTTGATGAAGTGGTCGTAGGGCTTGTCGGCATTGAAACTGCGGACGACGTAGTCGCGGTAGCGCCAGGCGTTGCCGCGCTCGTAGTCGTTGGCAAAGCCGCTGCTGTCCGCGTAGCGGGTGACATCGAGCCAGTGACGCGCCATGCGCTCGCCGTAGTGAGGGGAGTCGAGCAGGCGGTTGACTAGATGCTGGACGCTCGATGCTGGATCCTTGCTATAGCTTTGCTCGAAGGCGGCGACTTCCTCGGGAGTGGGAGGGAGTCCGGTGAGGTCGAAGGTGGCGCGGCGGATGAAGGTGCGTGGATCGGCGGCGGGTGCGGGGTCTTTGACAGCGAGGAGGAAGTCGATGGGATGCTGGCCAGCGGGCACGGCGGGCTTTTTCACTGGCTGGTAGGCCCAGAGGCCTTCGGGTTTGTAGCGGCGGCTGGCCCATTCGGGGGAGAGAGCACCAGAGGTTTTCACCACGATGCCATCTTCGGCGCTCCATTTTTCGGCGTTGGCTTTGGCGATGGCGGCACGTTTTGTTTCGTCAGGCCACGGAGCACCTTCAGCGATCCAGATTTTGATCCATCCCAACTGCTCGGCATAGAGCTTGTCGGCTTCCTTGGGGGGCATGGGCTCCCAGTCGTCGGCGTGCTGACGAGTGGAGGCGAGGTAGAGCGGGCTGTCCTCAGGCCTGCCGGGAATGATGGATTTCTTTTCGCTCTCGCCGCCCTTCATGGCGCTCTCCTGCGTGCGCATGTCGTAGCCGCCTTTTATCTTCTTTTCGTCATTGCCGTGGCAGGCGAGGCATTTTTCCTGAAACAGCGGCCAGATGCGGCGCACGAAGAGCGCCTCGGCATCCTCGGCATGGAGAGAAGATGCAGCCAGGAGCAGGCTTATGAAAAAGGTTTGGCGGGTGGTCATTCGGGTTTGCCGTGGTCGTAGAGGTTACGGACTTCAGAAGCCTTTAATGCGGCGCTGTAGATGGCGAATTCGTCGATGGCGCCGTTGAGATTGCGGATGGGGAACTGGTGGCCCTGAGTGGGCAGCCCCCAGTTGCCGATCTCGCAAGGGCCGAATACGATGTCGCGTCCGGGCTGGTGGAGCTTGGAGATTTCGCGTCCGACTTCCTGGCCATCGAAGTACTGGATGACCTCTCCGCTGGTGTTGTCATACGTGACAGCGAGATGGTGCCAGCGGCCGAGGCTGTCGGCAGTGAAGACGGGGCGGCTGAAGTACATCTGGTTGTACTTCGCGCTCTTGGCGGCCTCTGCCGGGCGATACATGATGGAGAACATGAGGCTGCCGTCCTCGTAGATCTGCCAGTGGGGCTCGCCGTTATCGTAGCCGTCGGTGAGGAGGAGAGAGTTGTACTTTTTGTCCACGGAATCGACCTTGACCCAGCAGGCGAGGGTGAGGGCGTGGTAGGTGCCGTCGAGGTTGAGCCGCACGCGGTCGCCGGGGCGCTTGAATTCCAGTGCTTCCTTTTTCTGCCAGCGACCCTGGGTCCAGCTGGCGCCGACCGCGCCACCAGCACGGCTGGGGCGGCGGGGTTCGGTGAAGTTATTGACGAGGCGGTCCCAACGGTCGTCCTCCCAGTGCTTGAAGGTGTAGTAGGCGATGAGGCGCGGGTCTTTGCGCGTTTCGAGCGACCACTGCTGCCATTCATCAAAGCGCTGTGTGTCGCGCTTTTGCACGAGGCCGTGAAGCTCATTGATGGAGAGGAAATCCTTGGGCGAGATGCTGGCGGTTTTGGCTGAGGAAAGGGACATGCCTTGCTTCAGGCTTGCGGAGGTTTGAGCATCGGTGTGGGCGATGACCTCGCCTTCGAAGACATGCACGGCGCTGGTGTTGTCCTTCACATTGAGGGCGAACTCGGTGCCGAGGTCTTCGAGCTTCATGCCGGGGGCGTGCATGAGGAAACCTTTGGCAGCAGGTGGCACATGTACCCGCACGCGACCGCTGAGGCAGCGTGCCTCCCAGGCGGAGAGGATTTCGATCTCGGCAGCGCCTTCGATCAAAGCGGTGGCGCCGCTGTAAAACTCGATCTGGGCGAGGCCCTGGGTGAGCTTGACGGTGCCGGGCTTGAGGGTGTCGCCGCTGCGGAGTGCCGTGGCAAACTTTGCAGCCATGGTCTGGCTGAGCATGGCGACGCCGTTGGAGGTGGCCTCGGTTTCCGCTGGGTGGCGGGGCCAGAAGAGGAAGGCGCAGGCGATGGCTGCGGCGGCTGCGGTGAGAGAGGGCCACCAGCGGCGAGGCGGAGATTTTTTGGGTGTGGCTGTTGGCAGGCGGCCAGTATTGACGGCGGGCTGCAGCAGCAGGCGTGCATGCTGATCGACGAGCTCCAGGTAAAGGCGGCGTGCCTGCCAGTCGGAGCGCAGCAGGGCTTCGAGCTGCGCTTGCTGCTCGGGTGTGATCTCGCCATCGATGGCGGCGTGGATGAGGGATTCGAGATTCATGTGAGGCCCTCGGTGTGAAGCTGACGTGAGACGCACTCGTGAAGGCGCTGGCGCAGCAGCTCGAGATTGCGGAAAAGGGTCCGGCGACTGAGGGAAAAGCGGCTCATCATTTCCTCCGCGCTCTGGCGCTGGGCGTAGCGGCTGGTGACGAGCTCCTGATCCTGCGGGGTTAGCTTTTGCAGGCAGGCATCCAGCAGGCGCAGGCGCTCATCGAGCTGTGGCTCGATGTGGGAGCGCTCGCTGGCGAGGAGGTCCATGACGTCCTCGCTGAAGAGAAGCGGCGAGCGTGAGGATTTCTCGCGGTGCTTCTGCACCTGAAGGTAGGCGAAGCGGTAGGCCCAGGGGAGAAAGGGGCGGGCGGGGTCGTACTCGGCGAATTTGCGATACAGCGCCAGGCTCGTCTCCTGCAGGATGTCGCGGGCATCCGCCTCGCGAGGGACGAGGCTGAAGATATAGCGAAACAACGGCTCCTGATGCTGCGTGAGCAGGAGGACGAGGGTCTCGGTGCTGGATGGAGAATCTGACATGGCCGCTAGGTATTCCCGGTGGGGAGGAGAGGAGTGCCAAAAATTGTACCAGAGGAGCGGCCTACGGAATACACGGAATGCACGGAAATCAGAAGTCAGGGACTGGCTCCGTGTATTCTGTGTATTCCGTAGGTATACAATCGGTTGAGTGAGCGGGTGTTGTTGCGGCGCTGCCGGTTTGTTGCCAGTGTGTCGGAGTTCGCATGAATCTCAAATCTCTCGCCCAGCATCTTGGTATTTCGGCCAGCACGGTTTCGCGTGTGATGGCGGGGCGGGGGGATGAGTTTCGGATCGCGAAGGAGACGCAGAAGCACATTCTGGATGAAGCGGCGGCGATGGGGGTGCGTCCGGATGAGCTAGCGCGGAGCCTGCGTCTGCAAAGCACGCGCACGCTGGGGCTGGTGATTCCGGACATCTCGAATCCGTTCTTTGCTGCGCTGGCGCGGGCGGTGGAGAGGCGTGCACGGGCGCAGGGCTACACGGTGTTGCTGGCTGATTCGCAGGAGTCCGCGGAGGTGGAGGCGGAGTGCATCCGCATGCTGGTGGATCGACGGATTGACGGGCTCATCCTTGCGCCAGTGGGAGGTGAGTCCGCGCACCTGAAACCTCTCATTTCATCCGGGCTGCCGCTGACGCAGGTGGATCGTGTGTTTACCTCGTTGAAGACGGCTGCTGTGGTGGCTGACAATTTTGCCGGAGCGTGTGAGGCTGTGAGGAGGCTGGTGAAGCTGGGGCACAAGCGCATCGCTTGCCTGCAGGGGAGGGAGGACAGCTCGGTTATTGCCGAGCGTGTGCGTGGCTATCGCGCCGGGTTGAGTGAAGCGGGGCTGCGGTTTGAGAAGAGGTTTCTGGCAGGTGGGGAGCATTCGCTGGCCATCGCTCGGGAGCACACGCTGAAGCTGCTGGACGCGCGGCCACGTCCCACGGCGATTCTCGCGCTGAGCAATCAGCTTGCGCTGGGGGCGCTGGAGGCGGTGCGTGAACGAGGGCTGGAGATCCCAAATGATCTCTCGCTGATCGCCTTTGATGAGCAGCCCTGGGCCTCGCTGCTCTCTCCGCCGCTGACAACTCTGGCGCAGCCGGTGGAGGACATGGGCACAGTGGCGGTGGACCGCCTGTGCGAGCTGATCAAGCGAGGCGGAAAGCCATCCCGGAAGGCGCTGACGACGCTGCCGGTGCGGTTGATCGAGCGCGCGTCCATCGGGCCCAAGAAGAAAGATTGACCGAAAGTATTCCTTCTGCACAATCGTTTGCGCAAAGTCGTCTTTTCCAGCCATGAAATGCCTTGTTCCACTTCTTCTCGCCAGCCTGGCGCTCATTTCCTGCAAGCCTGCGGGCGGGCCTGCCAGTTCGACTGCCACAGGAAAACCCAAGGTGGCGCTGGTGATGAAGTCGCTGGCGAATGAGTTTTTCCAAACCATGGCCGAAGGCGCAAAGAAGCACCAGTCGGCGCATGCGGCGGACTACGAGCTGACCGTGAACGGCATCAAGAACGAGACGGATCTCGCTGAGCAGGTGGGGCTGGTGGATCAGATGGTGTCGCAAGGAGTGCAGGCCATCGTGATTGCCCCGGCGGACTCCAAGGCGCTGGTGACGGTCCTGAAGCGCGCGAAGGCGGCGGGCGTGCTCATCATTAACATCGACAACAAGCTGGACGCCGACGCGCTGAAGCAGGCGGGCCTGAGCGTGCCGTTTGTGGGGCCTGACAACCGTGCGGGTGCGAAGGCGGTGGCGGAGGTGCTGGCAAAGAAGCTCAAGGCGGGAGACGAGGTGGCGATCATCGAAGGCGTGACGACGGCCTTCAACGGACAGCAGCGCAAGGCTGGCTTTGAAGATGCG harbors:
- a CDS encoding LamG-like jellyroll fold domain-containing protein, whose amino-acid sequence is MNLESLIHAAIDGEITPEQQAQLEALLRSDWQARRLYLELVDQHARLLLQPAVNTGRLPTATPKKSPPRRWWPSLTAAAAAIACAFLFWPRHPAETEATSNGVAMLSQTMAAKFATALRSGDTLKPGTVKLTQGLAQIEFYSGATALIEGAAEIEILSAWEARCLSGRVRVHVPPAAKGFLMHAPGMKLEDLGTEFALNVKDNTSAVHVFEGEVIAHTDAQTSASLKQGMSLSSAKTASISPKDFLSINELHGLVQKRDTQRFDEWQQWSLETRKDPRLIAYYTFKHWEDDRWDRLVNNFTEPRRPSRAGGAVGASWTQGRWQKKEALEFKRPGDRVRLNLDGTYHALTLACWVKVDSVDKKYNSLLLTDGYDNGEPHWQIYEDGSLMFSIMYRPAEAAKSAKYNQMYFSRPVFTADSLGRWHHLAVTYDNTSGEVIQYFDGQEVGREISKLHQPGRDIVFGPCEIGNWGLPTQGHQFPIRNLNGAIDEFAIYSAALKASEVRNLYDHGKPE
- a CDS encoding sigma-70 family RNA polymerase sigma factor, with translation MSDSPSSTETLVLLLTQHQEPLFRYIFSLVPREADARDILQETSLALYRKFAEYDPARPFLPWAYRFAYLQVQKHREKSSRSPLLFSEDVMDLLASERSHIEPQLDERLRLLDACLQKLTPQDQELVTSRYAQRQSAEEMMSRFSLSRRTLFRNLELLRQRLHECVSRQLHTEGLT
- a CDS encoding LacI family DNA-binding transcriptional regulator, with translation MNLKSLAQHLGISASTVSRVMAGRGDEFRIAKETQKHILDEAAAMGVRPDELARSLRLQSTRTLGLVIPDISNPFFAALARAVERRARAQGYTVLLADSQESAEVEAECIRMLVDRRIDGLILAPVGGESAHLKPLISSGLPLTQVDRVFTSLKTAAVVADNFAGACEAVRRLVKLGHKRIACLQGREDSSVIAERVRGYRAGLSEAGLRFEKRFLAGGEHSLAIAREHTLKLLDARPRPTAILALSNQLALGALEAVRERGLEIPNDLSLIAFDEQPWASLLSPPLTTLAQPVEDMGTVAVDRLCELIKRGGKPSRKALTTLPVRLIERASIGPKKKD
- a CDS encoding sugar ABC transporter substrate-binding protein, producing MKCLVPLLLASLALISCKPAGGPASSTATGKPKVALVMKSLANEFFQTMAEGAKKHQSAHAADYELTVNGIKNETDLAEQVGLVDQMVSQGVQAIVIAPADSKALVTVLKRAKAAGVLIINIDNKLDADALKQAGLSVPFVGPDNRAGAKAVAEVLAKKLKAGDEVAIIEGVTTAFNGQQRKAGFEDAMNAGGMKIVTSQSGQWEMEKANGIAAGILAANSNVKALLCANDNMALGAAAAVQSAGKTGQVQIVGFDNIAALKPLLADGRVLATCDQHGDQLAVFGIEAALKVLKGKTTPADQQTPVDVVTK